Within Bdellovibrionales bacterium, the genomic segment TCGTCTGTGGCTCCATCCTCCACTGAAATCTCGGCCTCTGGCGACTCAGAGGAAGGACGATCTGCCATGAGCTTGTCCGCACCTTCTTCAGGATCAATTGAAATCCCCTGTTGAGCCTCTACAAGAAGCTGTTCTGCAACCTCCGCCGAATGAGCATTATCGTAATCTTCCACTCGTGCAATCACATCGCGGTCGACGGCATTCTTAGCCTGAATCCGAATTTCTGCCTGATCATCAGCCTGAAACAAAGAAATAAATCCCATTTTTGCCAACTCTAGCAGCGAAATAAAGGTCACTAAAATTTGATTGCTTCTTTTTTTCTCCTGAGCGTCAATTAAATCAAAAAAACCGACAATCTTGCCAATAATTAAGACGTCCTTGATTTGCAAAATCCTCTCGGAAATAGACAGCAGGGCCTCTGCCACAAAATGAACACCCTTTTTCATATTTCGAACAGTGGACCGGTAAGAGGAGATCAGCGCAAACAATGCGTTTTCCTCAACAAGAATTTCACCCACGTCTGGAGATCCCAGATCAAGTCTCTCACCTCTTAAAAATAAATCACGTCCCACCAGAGGGCGCTCATTGAGCCTGTGAGCTGCATCTTGATACTTTTGGTATTCGAAGAGCTTTGAAACGAGCTCCTTGCGAGGATCCTCATCTTGATCAACTTCTCCCGACTCATTGTACTGAGGTAGAAGTAGCTTTGACTTGATTTGAATTAAGGTTGCGGCCATTGCCACAAACTCACCAGCGTTTTCCAAATCAAGATTCTTCATTGCCTTAATAAACTCAAGATACTGGGAGGTTATCTGATGAATATTAATATCAAAAATATCCATCTCTTCCCGACGGATAAGATGGAGAAGAAGAGCCAATGGACCTTCGAATCTCTCGAGATGAATAACAAGACTCAAAGCAAATTCCTCACTTCAAAATTCTAATTAATGACACAAACCAGCATCAATTGAATCAAGAGATCCTGGAATTGGCAATCAAACATCTTACTTTATACGATCATCTTAGCGAGACCATCGGCAAACTCAATGAGATAATCTCGAAAAAAAGCCACTGGGTAGGCAAGAAAACGAAATCCACCCATCATAAAGGCACCAATCAAAATCATGTTCAGCATGTGTTGGTGCTCCTCCAATTTTCTATTGACCTCATCTGGAAGAAAGCGAGCAAGCACCTTTCCTCCATCGAGAGGATGAACGGGAACCAAGTTAAACACTGCCAGCAAAAGATTGATCCAAATAAAACCAACCATGAGGCTCGCCACAGACTCCCCAAGGGAAGGGCTCAAAAACGGGTGCGCCAATCCCAATACAAAGGCCCCAATCACTGCTAAAATAAGATTTGAAAGAGGGCCTGCAAGAGCAATCCAGAACATGTCTTTTTTAGGATTCTTCAAATTCCTTTCATTTACTGGAACAGGTTTGGCCCACCCAAACAGAGGCCACTGAAAGGCAATCGCCATGATTGGCAAAATCACCGTTCCGAACCAATCCAGATGGGCAAAGGGGTTGAGCGTCAGTCGACCCATCAACTCCGCCGTCCGATCCCCCTTCCGTCGAGCCACCCAACCATGGGCAAACTCATGAAAGCACAAAGCGAACAGAAATGGGACAAAGAAAATTGCGACTTTTGCGCCAACTTCAACGATATTGAAATGATTCATGCTTTGAGCTTATACTACGGGAAGGGTCATGACGAAATACCTTTGCGCTTTTCAACTGATTTTTTTATCTTGCGGAGCGCTGGCTGATTACGGCAACTACAATTCCATCTTGATTGGCGAAAGGGCGGCTGGCTTGGGAGGCGCCTACACTGCCTTCACAGGTGATCCTTCGGGATGCGCATTTTACAATCCGGCTTCCTTAGCACGCATGGATGGGACCACCTTCAGTGCCGCCGTCAACGCTTACAACAAAACTGACGCCCAATTTGGCGATTTGGACTCCCTCGAATCCGCGGCCATGCGAGTCAATCGCGGATCCATTGTTCCAATCCCCGCTTCTAGCGGCACTGTCTACTCCTTTGGAAATTTTGCCGTTGGCTTAAGTATTCTATTTCCCGACTACGATTCCTATACGGGCGAAATCAAAGCCAACTCAGATGTCACGTCCTACATGAACCTTAAGGATCAATCTCTTTGGGTGGGAGGATCGCTGGCGCTCAATCTCTCTGAGGAAGATGCAATTGGTTTGACTATGTATTACACTTCCCGAACTTTTTCTCGCTCCCTCACCGACCAACTCAGTCAGGCCGGAACTGTCTTCCTCACGAATGAAGAAAAAATACTTTCTCAAAATTCTCTTGTCTATATTTTGGGATATTACCGTCAGCTCAATACCAATTGGACTTTCGGCACAAGTCTTCGTCTTCCCTCTCTTTCGGTAAATGGACAAGGTTCCTTTTATCGTTCCAGCATTGACACCTCCGGAGGAATCTCTCCACCAATGAATCACAAATCTATTTCTGCTGAAACCCGAATCCCCTTACGTCTGAACATCGGCCTCGGCTACACACAGCCTGGCAAGTGGGCTTTCTCTACAGACGTAAACCTACATGGACGAGAGTCCTATATAGACTTGGATGATCCGTCTGGAGGCGATCGAATTCGACACAAAGAGGTCTGGAACCTGGCTCTCGGTGGAGAATATTTTGTTCAATCTTGGGCCGCTCTGCGCGTGGGCCTCTACACCAATTTTTCTTCACATCCGGAGATCGACGAAGTCGGCCTTCGGCAAGGTGATCATTTGGACATGTGGGGATTTTCGACAAATGTGGCTTTTTTTACGACTGGTCGGTCTACCGTGACACTGGGGGGATACTATTCTGGAGGAAAAGGAGAAAGCACTCAATTCGTGGGCCAGGAAATCAAAGAAATTCCCAAGAGTGTCCAAATTTTTTCTTTCCTCGTGGGCACCTCTTTTCAACTCTAGAAAAGAAATCAAGCGACCTAAGTCTGGAAATGCCATCAAATAGAATCGATCCGGGCTTAAATTCGCTAAGATAGAGTTATGCCGGAACTCGATAAGAAAGTAATTTTTGACAATATCCATGGATACATCACCCTGAATCGAGTCGAATCGCGAGTTCTCGAATCGACCTACTATCAAAGACTCCGATGGATTCGCCAACTGGGCTTCAGTTTCTATATCTTTCCCGGCGCCACTCACACCCGTCATGCCCATGCCCTCGGAGTTCTCCACGTCATGGATAGGATTCTTCGAAGCATTGATCTTGCCGTGCCCGAAAATTTGCTGTTCGACCCAAATGCCCACGACGAAAAGACCACATTCCATCGAATGATGCGTCTCGCGGCCATGCTGCATGATATTGGCACTTTCCCGTTTTCTCACACGACAGAAATCGCCTACATTGCTCACTGGCGCCACCAACAAAAAGTGAACAAGCCAAAGTATGCGGCCAACCACGAAAACCTAGGAAGTCGAATCATACAAAATACTGATTTTTCAGGTGGTTTGACCCAAATCCTCAAAGAAGAAGGGATAGATCCCCTTGAACTTTCCAAAATCATCGCTGGCAATAGCACTCGCCTGATCGCCAACCAACTCATGCATTCCGATGTCGATGCGGATCGGATGGATTACCTGACCCGCGACGCCCTGCACACAGGGGTAAAAATCGGGATCTTTGATATGGATTTTCTCATTCGCTCGCTCACTGTTCATAAAGAAAATGGAAATGAAATTCTTTGTGTCAAAGAAGATGCCATGAACGTGGTCGACTCCTTTTTGATCTCGCGATATCTCTGGTATTCCCAAATCATCAACGATGGGACAGGCTACAAGTTTGATTTGATCGCGGCTAAAATTTTTGAGTATTTTCTTGAAAACGGTTTGGCCTATTCCTTTGAACACCTCATGGACCAAGTCATTTACAATCCAAATGAATTCTTCACCTTCAATGACTCCTATTTTATGGCAAAGCTCCATGAATATTTAGCCGGAAGAATCATGCATCCCATGATTCGTGAGTTGAGCGAACTCTTGGCACGACGAATTCCACCTGCCCAGATCAAGATAGCTCCCATCGTGCCAACTCTTGTTCAAAGTGACGAGCACCGAAAGGACTTGGTCAAACAAACTCAAATTGCTATGGATTGGCTCAAAAGTGAAGTTCGGAGCCTTTCTCCTGACGCCTGGATTATTTGCGATATACCCAATCGTGACGTGATGTTCACTCAAAACCCGGACACTCTCAAAAAGAAATACAAGACATCAAAGGATAGTCTTCGGTCTCGAGATGCCGCCAAACTGCTGACTCGCCATGATGAACCAAGGCTCCTTGTCGACGTCCCCAACTCTTTGATGAGTATTCTCAGCCAATACCGAAACTTCATTCCAAGGGTCTACGTGAGTCCTGCAACTTATGACCTGTTGAAAAGCAAAAAAGTCTTAGAAAAAATGCGCCAACAGGATTTTACCGCTCATCTTTAACGCAGGATTGGATTTTCGTTACGATCTCTTGAATAGAAGTACCCGGCCCAAAGACACCGATGACTCCGCTCGCAAGCAACTGACGAGTGTCGTCTTCGGGAATTATGCCGCCCACGAAAATGGGCTTATGAACTTGTTCTTTTTTAAGCAAGCCCTGAATTGCGCTTACAATGGACAAATGAGCTCCCGAAAGAATCGAGAGACCAACCACGTCGACATCCTCCTGAATAGCGGCCTGAACAACCATTTCTGGAGTCTGACGAAGTCCTGTGTAGATAACCTCAAAACCCGCATCTCGAAGTCCGCGTGCCACAACCTTCGCTCCTCGATCGTGACCATCTAGTCCAGGCTTTGCCATCAAAACACGAATGATTTTTCCCATAGAGCTAAGATTTATACCGGAGTGCGTCCTCACTCAAGAAGGAGTTCATTTTTTCATTGCGATTAGCGTCACAATCCCTTAAGAATTCTAAAGATTTCAAAAAATAAGAGAGGTCTTATGTCTACCGCTCATGCCGCTTTAACTCAATATTCAGAAGATGAAATTGCCTTTCGAGAAGCCATTCGCTCCTTTGCTGAAAGTGAAATCAAACCCCTGGTCGGCAGCATGGAAGAAAAGACGCAGATCGATTCGGATCTTATCAAGAAGTTTTTTGAAATGGGTCTCATGGGAATTGAGTCCCCAGAAAAATACGGTGGCGCGGGTGGCAGCTTCACTCTGGCTTGCATTGCTGTCGAAGAACTTGGGCGAATCGATGGCTCCTGCAGTGTGATGGTTGATGTTCAAAACACACTCGTCACAAATGCATTTTTGAAGTGGGCAAACGAAGCGCAGAGGGAAAAATACCTGCCTCTTTTGGCTCGTGATTGGGTGGGCGCCTATGCTCTCAGTGAAAGTTCGAGTGGTTCTGATGCCTTTGCTCTGAAACTTCGAGCTGAAGAAAAAGGCGACAAGTACGTC encodes:
- a CDS encoding segregation/condensation protein A; translated protein: MSLVIHLERFEGPLALLLHLIRREEMDIFDINIHQITSQYLEFIKAMKNLDLENAGEFVAMAATLIQIKSKLLLPQYNESGEVDQDEDPRKELVSKLFEYQKYQDAAHRLNERPLVGRDLFLRGERLDLGSPDVGEILVEENALFALISSYRSTVRNMKKGVHFVAEALLSISERILQIKDVLIIGKIVGFFDLIDAQEKKRSNQILVTFISLLELAKMGFISLFQADDQAEIRIQAKNAVDRDVIARVEDYDNAHSAEVAEQLLVEAQQGISIDPEEGADKLMADRPSSESPEAEISVEDGATDEEILEEEKKLIEEDFQKDQMR
- a CDS encoding site-2 protease family protein gives rise to the protein MNHFNIVEVGAKVAIFFVPFLFALCFHEFAHGWVARRKGDRTAELMGRLTLNPFAHLDWFGTVILPIMAIAFQWPLFGWAKPVPVNERNLKNPKKDMFWIALAGPLSNLILAVIGAFVLGLAHPFLSPSLGESVASLMVGFIWINLLLAVFNLVPVHPLDGGKVLARFLPDEVNRKLEEHQHMLNMILIGAFMMGGFRFLAYPVAFFRDYLIEFADGLAKMIV
- a CDS encoding HD domain-containing protein, coding for MPELDKKVIFDNIHGYITLNRVESRVLESTYYQRLRWIRQLGFSFYIFPGATHTRHAHALGVLHVMDRILRSIDLAVPENLLFDPNAHDEKTTFHRMMRLAAMLHDIGTFPFSHTTEIAYIAHWRHQQKVNKPKYAANHENLGSRIIQNTDFSGGLTQILKEEGIDPLELSKIIAGNSTRLIANQLMHSDVDADRMDYLTRDALHTGVKIGIFDMDFLIRSLTVHKENGNEILCVKEDAMNVVDSFLISRYLWYSQIINDGTGYKFDLIAAKIFEYFLENGLAYSFEHLMDQVIYNPNEFFTFNDSYFMAKLHEYLAGRIMHPMIRELSELLARRIPPAQIKIAPIVPTLVQSDEHRKDLVKQTQIAMDWLKSEVRSLSPDAWIICDIPNRDVMFTQNPDTLKKKYKTSKDSLRSRDAAKLLTRHDEPRLLVDVPNSLMSILSQYRNFIPRVYVSPATYDLLKSKKVLEKMRQQDFTAHL
- a CDS encoding cobalamin B12-binding domain-containing protein — protein: MGKIIRVLMAKPGLDGHDRGAKVVARGLRDAGFEVIYTGLRQTPEMVVQAAIQEDVDVVGLSILSGAHLSIVSAIQGLLKKEQVHKPIFVGGIIPEDDTRQLLASGVIGVFGPGTSIQEIVTKIQSCVKDER